The genome window GCCAATGGCGCGCTCTAGCAGGGTTTTGATGTCGATGCCGTACAGCGCAGCCGGCACCAGCCCGAAGTAGGAGAGGGCCGAAAAGCGGCCGCCCACCTCGGCAAAATTCAGGAAGATGCGACGGTAGCCTTCCTCGGTGGCCTGGGTCACAAACTTGGAGCCGGGGTCAGTAATAGCCACGAAGTTTTCGCCGGCCTTCTCGCCCTTCAACTCCTTCAGACGGGCGTAGAAATAGTCGCCGAAAGCCAGAGGCTCGGCCGTGGTGCCCGACTTGCTGGCTACCACGAACAGCGTCTGGGCCAGGGGTACCGACTCCTCAATCTGGCGCACGGTGGCGGGGTTAGTGGTGTCGAGCACCGAAAGAGGCAAAGCCTCGGGGCCCTGCTGGAAGGCCTGCTTGAACACGATGGGCGTCATGGTGCTACCGCCCATGCCCATTACTACTACATGCTGGAAGCCAGCGTCCTTTATCTCGCGGGCAAACTCCTCGATTTCGCCTACGCGGGGCAGCATGGTTTCGGCCACGCGCAGCCAGCCCATAAAGCTGCGCAAGCTCTGCTGGGCCTCGGCATCTTGCACCCACAGGTCGGCCTGTTTCTGCCAGAAGCCAGCCGTGAAGTTGCGGGCGTTAAAATCCTGAAGTTTAGCGTCGACGGCCGCCTGGAAAGAACCCAGCTGCAGGGTCATGGCGGGGATGTTGGAGGTAGGGTTTTCCATTCGATTCGGGTTCACGGAGTGTCGATGAAGGTACCAGCCGCCACCTAGGGCCGGGGGCAGGGGTAGCGGGCAAAGGTAGAGAAGTCACTACACAAGATGGGTAGCCACCGCGTAATTACCCATCGTAAGCCTGAATTATGAGGAATCTGTTTGCCTGTCAGCTGACCGTCTTACGCAGCCAAACGCCCTTCCGGCCGCGTGCGTGAGGCGGCCGGAAGGGCGTTTGGCAATACCTTGAGGTGATACGCGCGGGCCTTAGCTATTGGAAGAGGCTACGCTGCGGAAGAAAGCCGAAACTTCCTCCGAAAGGGAAAGATTAACCAGTGGGTGCTGGCGGTTAGCGGCTCCAAGCACAAGTAGCAAGAAGAGCGCAAAAAAGCGAAAAAGAGTAGAAAAACGCTGCATAATACAAAAACGTAAGCGGTGGAAGCCAGCCTGGGTGAGCCAGCGCGGGTACATACGGAGAATCCTGCGGTAGGTATACGAATGCCGATTATTTATTTGGTGAATCTCCCTTTGCGCCCGTCCAACTGGGTAATTTTCTGCGAATAGCGCAAGAAAAAGCCCTTCAACTAGTGAGGGGCTTCTTTTTGCACTACCGCAGAAAATTACTACTGGGCCGTGGTAGCACCAGTGGTGGTGCCCGTGCTACCAGCCGTGGTAGCGCCGCCTTCGGTTGTGGCGCCAGCGCCCATGTCCGTGGTGGAGTCAGCGGGGGCAGTAGTGGCAGCCTCCGTTGCGGGCGACTCCGTGGCCGAAGCGTCATCGGCGCCGGTGCCGCCTTCGTTGGCCGTCGTGGCATCGCCACCGCAGGAAGCAAACGTGAAGGAAGCAGCAGCCAAGGCAAGGAACAATACTTTTTTCATGAGATTGGTAGGTTGAGCAGCAGGTAGGTTGCCGGAATGGCGCCGAGCCCGCTACAGGTGAAGGTGGCCCTTGATACCAACAGCCAGCCCAGGTAACCCACCAGAAGTATAAAGAATCTTGATTTTTTAGTAGTGTCGAGCTATAATCCAAACTGCCCTCTGCAGGAACTGCTCGTTAGCAGGCACAAAAAAAGCCCTTCAGCTAGCTGAAGGGCCTTCTTGAAATGGGGTTACGCAAGCTTAGCGACCCGTAGTGGTGCCACCAGCCGTGCTGCCACCCGTGGTGGAGCCAGTACCACCAGCGGTGCTACCACCAGCCGTTGAACCGCCCGTCGTAGTGCCACCAGCGGTGCTACCACCGGCAGTAGTGCCCATGCCACCGGACGTGCTGCCGCCTGCGGTAGAGCCGCCGGCCGTGCTACCACCCGTAGTGGAGCCGCTAGCACCGGTAGTGCCACCTGCGCTCTGGTCACCGTTGCTGGTAGTGCCGCCGCCGCCGGAGCCCGTGCCCATGGAGCTAGTGTCGCTGCTCATGCCAGCTTCGCCGGAAGCATCCATAGAGCCCGAACCGCTGCCGGTAGCTTCGGTACCAGTGCCGCTGCCGCTACCACCCTCGGAGCCGCTAGCGCCGCTCTCAGAGCCGCTGCCACCGCCGCACGAAGCAAAAGAGAAAGAGGCCGCAGCCAGGGCTAAGAACAGTACTTTTTTCATGGTGTTGGTAGATAAAGTGTGGAATGTCAGAGCTGATTCCGCGTGCTTAGCAAGGAATCAGGGCTTTATACTCCAAACAGGATGCAGGTAACCTTTTATTGATTAAAAAAATCTTGTTTATTTTATATTGTTCAGCTTGCAGGCTCTACCGTGTGCTGAAAAGTACTCTTAGCTAAGATGTTCATGTTCAGTGTCTAACCTGAAAATGAGGGTAAGGCAATACTGAACACTAGCAGCCACTCAAGGCTCCGTAAAATTTTTTTTGCTAGTTCTGGTTAGGAGCAGCACGGCTACTCTTATTGTAAAACAGTAGGTAGTTACGGCCGCCGTAGGATGAAGCCAACTGCGGCTCGTTCTGGCTCAACCGTGCCTGTTGGCGCGGGCTCAGGCAGCGACTGGCAGTAGGAGGGGAGCTGCTGTTGCGGGAGTGGCAACCGGAACACCTGGGAAAACTTTATCTTCCCAGCCCAACCTCCTACCATCCCAACTCGCCGCCCGCCATGTCACGCTCCGCCCTTCCTACCCCCGAACTCCACCTCGAAGCCACCAGCAAATCGGACGAGGTAGGTACGCCCGTTACCCGGCCAATGCACTACGAGTACAAGCCCACGGAAACCGTGCGCGCCCAGCACGGCACCACGTTGCGCTGCAAAACCTGGGAAGCCGAAGCGGCCCTACGCATGCTCGAAAACAACCTCGACCCGGCCGTGAGCTTGGTGTACGATGAGCTGATTGTATACGGGGGCGCCGGCCGCGCGGCCCGCAACTGGAAGGAGTACCAGACCATCGTCAGCACGCTCAAGAACCTGGAGGCCGACGAGACCATGCTGGTGCAGTCGGGCAAGGCCGTGGGCGTGATTCGCACTTGGGCGCATGCCCCGCGGGTGCTCATTGCCAATAGCAACATTGTGCCCGCTTGGAGCACCCAGGAGTACTTCGACGAGCTAGACAAGTTGGGGTTGATGATGTACGGGCAGATGACGGCCGGCTCCTGGATTTATATCGCTACCCAGGGCATCCTGCAGGGCACCTACGAAACCTTCGCCGCCGTAGCCGACAGGCATTTTGGTGGTACGCTGGCCGGCACGATTACCGTCACGGCTGGTTTGGGCGGCATGTCGGGTGCCCAGCCACTGGCCGTGACCATGAACGACGGCGTGTGTCTGGTCATCGAGCCCATCGACGCCCGCGTAAAGCAGAAGGTACAAGAGGGCTACCTCGACGAGCAAGCCCGCAACCTGGACCACGCCCTGGAGCTGTGCCAGCAGTATAAGCAGGCGCGCCGAGGTTGGAGCATCGGCCTGACGGGCAATGCCGCCACGGTGCTACCCGAGCTGCTGGCGCGCGGCTACCGGGCCGACATCGTCACGGACCAGACCTCAGCCCACGACCTAATGGACTACATTCCTGAGGGCAACATTGAGGCCGTATTGCAACTGCGCCAGAGCAACCCCGAGGAATTCAAGCGCCAAGCCCTACAGTCCATCGTGAAGCATTGCCAGGCCATTATTGACCTGCAGGCCGGCGGAGCGGTGGCCCTTGACTATGGCAACAACCTGCGCGGGCAAGCCGAAAAAGGCGGCCTGCAGGTGCGCGACGAGAACGGCCAATTTCTCTACCCCGGCTTCGTGCCGGCATATATCCGGCCTTTGTTCTGCGAAGGGAAAGGGCCGTTCCGCTGGGTAGCGCTTTCCGGCGACCCAGCCGATATTGCGCGCCTCGACCGCGCCCTGCTCGAAACATTTCCTGACAATAAAATGCTAGCCCGCTGGATTGAGAAGGC of Hymenobacter sublimis contains these proteins:
- the hutU gene encoding urocanate hydratase → MSRSALPTPELHLEATSKSDEVGTPVTRPMHYEYKPTETVRAQHGTTLRCKTWEAEAALRMLENNLDPAVSLVYDELIVYGGAGRAARNWKEYQTIVSTLKNLEADETMLVQSGKAVGVIRTWAHAPRVLIANSNIVPAWSTQEYFDELDKLGLMMYGQMTAGSWIYIATQGILQGTYETFAAVADRHFGGTLAGTITVTAGLGGMSGAQPLAVTMNDGVCLVIEPIDARVKQKVQEGYLDEQARNLDHALELCQQYKQARRGWSIGLTGNAATVLPELLARGYRADIVTDQTSAHDLMDYIPEGNIEAVLQLRQSNPEEFKRQALQSIVKHCQAIIDLQAGGAVALDYGNNLRGQAEKGGLQVRDENGQFLYPGFVPAYIRPLFCEGKGPFRWVALSGDPADIARLDRALLETFPDNKMLARWIEKAQAKVPCIGLPARVCWLGYGERAQFGLVINDLVARGEVSAPIVIGRDHLDCGSVASPNRETEGMQDGSDAVADWPLLNALANTASGADWVSLHNGGGVGIGNSTHAGMVIVATGTPEKAERLRRVLTTDPGMGVFRHADAGYELAQQVAKERGVKIPGQA